One Sesamum indicum cultivar Zhongzhi No. 13 linkage group LG14, S_indicum_v1.0, whole genome shotgun sequence genomic window, ATGAGCAAGAAAGAGATTGAGTGGAAACTAACATTACATCAAATAGGTTTATGTTTATGTTATGATTTCCTTGCTTTTCTCATATCTAATGGTCAGTGGCTCAGCAAACACACATGACATTAGTTGTGTGTCTGTATATGCCATATGCAtgtctttctatatatatggtCATTTGCCCATGTTCTTTTGATTCGTCATCtgttctttaatatttatgcCAGGTCTTGATGTGGTTCGTACTGACCGGACGCTAGTGTTTTATGAGAGTCAAGAGAATTTGGCCAAACTTTGGGATATCCTGTCTGTCTACTCCTGGTTCGATGGAGACGTCGGCTATTGCCAAGGTTAGCCTTAAAATTTAACTTCAATGTGTCTATTACCTGAGTTGACAGACCAAGGTGTTTGCAATGTCATAAATTGTTCCATACCTCTgcctttaatataattgcCTAGTTCATATTGCACATGCATATTTTTAGTTGGCATCCCACCAGTTTCTCTTATAACAAATTATGGAATGATGACTCTTGTCATCTTGGTTTCTTACAAGACCACATAATAActtaaaatactttattctTATACGCCACAGGATTTCGATTTTGTTCAAAGTATAAGAGCAAACGATAATTATTTCTCATATTTTGTCTGGTTCTACTAAAGAATGGGAATTGGTCTTTATATTCCTATATACACTTTAGATGCTACTTATCTCAGCATAACAGTGAACTGAATACTAGTTATATATCTCGTAATTGAAAAATAGGCttcttttttgaagttttgcATGCTGAGCAGGTATGAGTGATCTTTGCTCCCCGATGATTATGCTCCTTGAGAACGAAGGAGATGCATTTTGGTGCTTTGAACGTCTGATGCGGAGATTGGTAATCATACGTTATTCCTTTTCATTTGTCATATGTGATgctttattattgttgttgataTCAAATTCCTTCTTGTTAAGACTTGTAAACTAAGAACCTCTCTGTATTGCCAGATATCTGAAAAATTAGCTGTATTCTGTTAAAAGGATATTCTTCCCCCGGTTTCTTTGCTGTAATCTGTCTCAGTGACTCAATCAGTTCTCcttgttaaaattttaggttcatttttaacaaacaaagggtcttgaattttttttttttagcatttttaaaaaatgaaagtttgCTTTGTTTTGGAAAATACGTTGAAAAACGTCTTTATTGAATGAATTTTCAGAATCATAACTATGTGATGCTGAGGATTTATAAAAACTTCACATCCAAATAAGCTGTTGCATGAAGAGATTGTATAAAAcatgtaaattaatttgatatgatGTTATTTTCCATTGCTTATCTCCTCTCACATGATGTGCAAATGACATCTGTGAACTTGATACTCTTttccttaattaaattataaatggaAGAACTATTAACTTTACACGAAATGTCAGAGATGTGTTCAAAAAGTTGATAATGAAGTTGCTTCCTTCTTTAGACGTTCGCCTTTCCCAGTAACTATTGGATATACAAATAATCATGTCTTTCTCTCAATTTGATGACCACTGTGAGAGCAATTATCGTCCTTCTTAATCTTAGTATGCCTGGTGAAACTACAATGGTTTTGTTTCATGTTCTCCATGATGTGTTGCAGACCTGTagttaatgaatttttatgcAGTCTTTTAATGCCTTTCACCTACTTCTTCAGCTACTTATGATACGTTGTTTCTTGAAACTCCTCTAAAGCGAGGAAATTTCAGATGCACTGAGGACTCTGTAGGGGTGGAGTCGCAACTTAGTAATCTAGCTTCAGTGACACAAGTTATTGACCCTAAACTTCATCAGCACTTAGGTTTGCCTCTACAAATTTTTCTCCATATGTCCATCTTTTCTAACTTTTCAATGAAGATGCTATAGCGGAAGTAACAGACATGGcatctttttcttgataaCAGAGACCCTAGGCGGGGGTGATTATCTCTTTGCTTTCCGAATGCTTATGGTTTTGTTTCGTCGAGAATTCTCTTTTGGTGATTCACTGTATCTTTGGGAggtaatttttcatatcttgCACATGCATTCCTTCTCAGGCTTTCTTGAACAGTATTCAGGTATCTGTTATATTCGCTGAAATTATCGTAAAAAAGTGTACGAGATACTCCTCAAaaatttccttcttttcttgctCTTCTTCCGTTTGCTGATTGATCTTTTCAACAGATGATGTGGGCTCTTGAATACGACCCTGATTTATTCCTCATGTACGAGGAGGACTTGGAAGCCTGTGAAAGACCAGACGGGACGAAAGGAAAGGGCAAGTCGAGGAAGCAGTGCGGaaagtatgaaagagaaaatatgaGAAACGGAGGCGCTGCACCGCTCCCTATTTCAGTTTTTCTTGTAGCCAGTGTCCTAAAGGACAAGAGTACTAAGCTGCTAACAGAGGCCCGCGGATTAGATGATGTTGTTAAGGTTAGCTCTCGACCAGTTCACAAATTTTCTCGACAAGCTTGCTGATAGTACGTTAACCTTttgtatatagaaaatattactaaaCCATACAGAACTTTGTATTCACATTAAAGCAATGTATCAATAGCGCTATGACACTGATGTGCCGTTAAATTTTCAGATACTGAACGACATGACTGGTAACCTCGATGCTAAGAAAGCATGCATTAACGCAATGAAGCTTCACAAGAAGTATCTAAAAAAGGTATTAACTCAACCATTCTGCTTAGTGGATCAAAACAAGACTCTGTTTGTTTCCCCTCACTCAGTTTGTTTCACTGTGCTATCAGGCAAAGAATTGACGAGGACAAACGTTGGTCCCATGTAAAAACGTCTTGGCCAAGCCAAGGAACAACCACCTGCGTGAAACGAACAACTTGGATGTTTTCATGCAAATCCAATCTCAGAGACTTCGTCAGGAGCATGCTGAAGGAGGCAAGCATGCCTTAAAAAACACCATTGCTGTATGTAAAactatttgttaattttttttgaatgcTAGTCGACGACACTTCTTGTAGAGGTGGTCTACTGGTCTGATAcgttttttcactttatttttttatttttttttggagataTATAAAAGCACATTTTTTCTGTACAAGATTCTTGTATACATAcgtatttattcataaatgcAAGAGCATCAATTTTGGGATTGACCGTAGAATCAGTAGGGCGCTTGTCTTCCTCAACCACCCTCTGGAACAGGACATCTTGACAGCCAATTTGTGtttttactgaattttttttcctcattatTACCTACAGTAtgctgaaaaaaattataggattatTACACCCATATCTCCTAAAGTTTAGACGCATTGCCAATATACGtcttaacttttttaaaatttacattgcACCTCTCGAGTTACACTTTATGTTACTGACTCACTTTAAAAGCTAAATGgcaagaatataaaataaaatacaaatatcctctttttatttaaaaattactaatattagtGGTCATTGAACAACTAGCTCAATTTGTTGGTCCTcgttatattttcatttgtttttgtggtgaattgatcaaaatacctTGTGGACTATGAACTATTATTTCacttacttttatattttttctgaaattcttTTGTGgactaagtgaataatttctttttacaacttttgaattttttaatccacCTCATccgatttattttataatttttattttttccaaagaaaaaagacagtaagggcaaagttgataatCACTGACCACCATCCAAgagttacataattttatcaaacatcataTGTATTTGTAAAACTTCAAACAATAATGCAACATTcgtaattttgtcaaattttatgggagcttattgtaatttatataaaaaagaaagtgctttcaaatatacttttttgttgCCTCTGCTTTTTCTCACATTTAATtataaggaaaagaagaaaaaggttgGGGTATCCAAATTCGGGTACTCAACCTTAACGAGTACCCAATTGGTCGGATACCCAAAAAATTGGGTGCCTAATGGAGATTGGGACCCCGTCTCAAAATCCGTCGTTTCTTCCAACTGTGTGTTGCTGACAACCACAACGCCTTCTTCTCTAATGCACTCAGTTGCATCCAAGACCCTTTGGGAGGCTTTGCTCCCCGCCTAGTTTCTTAAACttctcccaaaaaaaaaaaattaaaaataagatggGATGGGTGATCGGACGTGGGAGGTGGCAAGCTCTTAAGACAACCTGTGGATAGTTCGGCAGGTAGAGAACCGGCTATGGATAGCCGCGGTGATGGTAACTATAGGGTATGCAATGATGACCCTACAACGAGAGTGGGCGTGCGGAAGAGAGGAACTCAGTCAACAAAGATCTAATAATTGCTTGGAATTTCATactctatataaaaatacatatccTACAATGATGATCAGTCCTAGCAACGGAAACCTATGGTAATAATACACTTTATACAAATAACAATCGATAAAGTATAACTCAATCACACTCACTTGAGCAGTTTTGGCAGCACTTGTGTATCACTCATGGATGAAAAGGACCAAACCAAGATTCGAGGATAAGAACGATGGCGCAAAGCTGGTGGCCAAAATTGTTCTAGAGCAATTGAGGATGTGTTTCTTGGAGCTGGGCTACAGCAGACTCTTCAATCATCCGTTTTGTATAGAATTTGGAAAATAGCTTAGTCTTAGCGTTATGTTTCAGCCGAGCTATAGAGGGATCatatgtttttattgaaatttaccattaccaaaagaaaaatcaatatttaataaaagagaGAGCTTGTTTATGTTGAATGTTGTAAGAGTGTAGAAATGCAAATGAATGATGATTCTAATATATAGAGGTGTTTTGACGAActcaaaaatgaatttgggaCAACAGAATGACCATTGGGATATAGCTATTACTTTTGCCATGGAAAATTTAGTTCCATTTGTGATGGATTCGTGAAGGATTTTGGACCGAATCATGTTACCTTTGTAGTTTTACAATTGCAAATTGAGACAGAAGAAGAGAACGTAGAAAATCCATTGCAAACCATGTCAAAACTTGCGGCATAGGGATTTTCATCGCAAATTAGTAGCAATTCGGGAAGCATTTTCCAACATATTTCCCACGGTAATCTGTCCCAAAGTCctttattttagttaaattcaaGTGAGAAGGATGTTCCATTTCAAAGTCTGTCACAAATTGTGGACTGGATAGAAATTGCGATAAAGCACTCTCCTGGAATATTCCAGCATTTGCAATAAAGGTTGTGGCCTCTCATCAAAATCTTGAGACGGATATTGCGTCATTTTTGCCCATTTATGTACACTccatcacaattttttttcaacaaaattgcAACAGTTTGTGGCCGATCCAAATATCCGTCGctaaaaaatttttttggtcTAGCATGAAACAATAAGACATTCTTGTCGCCTTTTGGGGCATCTATATGGCTTTATTTGGTTCCATTTTTAAggtgtttttctttgtttttggttgatatagaaagagaaagagagagatatTCATGTGCAGTTTTTAGTGTTTTTAATATGTTTGGCTCTGCCTTTTCTATTAATGTATGTGTTTTTGGCTATCTTTTAAAgggtgaaaaatgaaaacaaacaaagtTTGGCTATCTTTTAAAgagtgaaaaatgaaaacaaacaaagtTTGACCATCTTTTAAAgagtgaaaaaaatgaaaacaaacaaagcTAATACTCTGGTATATTTTAGCAAGGAATCTATCCTTGAAGAAACTTTAACATCAACAACTAAAAACTCAAGAACTACAGGCACCATTTTGCATCAGATACTGCTGTGTGAAGAATATGCAAACAAGACAGATGAGCCCAAGACTAGTTTTCTTGTTGTCTTAAACTCTTGTGAAGTATTCTGACAGAAGTCCGATGCATGGATTGTCTGTTCACGTTTAAATGCAAAGCATTGTCAGGATCATAGTAAAAAATGAACAGTGTGTCCATTTTTAGGAATTTCTTGGCATGATCATAAAGATAAGAACATGTTAGTCTGTTGCTAAGTACTCTAAGAAATAAATGTTTTCATCTGTATATAGTAAGCTAAAGAAAAGAGTATAAATATTCTTAGAAACAAGGAGAAATACCTATATAACAAActacttttattcaaatctCTTCATCGGCTTGCTGAAACAATAATGTCTTAAGTGTGATAGCATCCACAGCCCTGTGGTTCTTTATCTCCTCTTCAAATGCCACTAGCGTCTCCACTTTCTTGCAGAGAAAAACTATCCagacaaaaatttattaacatgGGAGCTGGGGAAGCAGCATTGAATTAGGAAGAAGCCTCTGCAGATTTCCTCAGTTCAAGCGATCCGTCAAGAGCAGAAAAGAGAGAGCAAGAACAAGTATTGCAGGAAGAAGGCCGGCCGACGTTTGATGGGCAGGACTTTGTTTAGGAAACTCTTTGGGAAGAGCACACTCTTCACCGTTAAAGAACACTTTTGAAGGGAATCCTTCCCCTGCTACAACATTGAGATGAGGAAGGTGTTTCTTGGAGAATTGGATCACAGATTGCTGCTTTCCTGGAATTCTCGGTTCCACTAGAGGTTTACTTGAGTTTGTCTCTGCCATCAAGTAGTTCTCCCCTGGATTCCCTTGCATGAAAATGGTGTTACTGGGACTAGTCATTTTTGTGCCGTTGAAAGTATATACTTTCTCAAGAGCGATTTGGGGCTTCTTCATCCGGACGGCGGAGAACCAGTCGACGAAAGGTGTGGTTTCCCAGTTGAAAATAGTTACCCTTGCTGTCCATCCAGTCCTGTAATCTGAATCAATGTGCCAGTTTATGCTCACTCCACAGTTATCAGGACAAGGCAGTTTTTTAGGCAGTTTCTTGTGCTGAATGTGGGAGAACGCTTTTGCAAGTTCGGTTCTGTTCTCGAAAGGCACAAGCAGAGCATTTGAAGGAAGAGCCAGGGCGGGCGCATTGGCGTCACAGCGGGTGTCTTCATCACAACCGCAGGCGCACGTGTTGCAAGGGATGACCCCATCAGCATAATAAGCCGAGTAGCTGACGCAGCATTTAGCTTTTTTGGGCTTGGGACTAGTGATGTTACAACTGATTTGCCAGCTTGCGATGGCTGCTGATATGGCAGGAAGTCCGGTAGGATCTGGGAACTCGGTTGGATCAACTCTGATGGGCGGACCACACCTGTAGGTCGGATTGAGGCGGCCTTGGATATGCCAGTTCTGAGGTGGGGTGATCGCGGTCCTATTCATGTCAGGTGGTAGCTTGTAAACCTCCATCTGGAAAATGGCTCTTGCTTTGGTCTCGTTCATCGTTTTTGGCATAAGAATACCATTCTTGCAGCAAAAAGGCAACTTACCAACTTTGTCATCGTTCTCTTTCTCAGACGGGAGATCCGAGATGACAGGAATTTTTTGGCAGTTGACTACATTAGAGAAATCCAAATCCTTATAGTACTGTCCTTGTGCGCCGTAAATGCATTCAGCTGGATCTTTTATGTGAGTATAGGCTCCCCTCATGCTGTAAATGAACTCGTTTCTCATCCACTGAAACGTCAAGTTCCATTGATCGAGACGACCAAGCGGATTGTTGTTGTCAATAGTGATCTGTGCATGATATGATGCCTCATAAGCTTGAACGATGTCGTAAGTCATGGTGAGATCGCCCTGTTGGCGTTTGAGGAACTTGGTTTTAGTGATCTTTTCCTTTGGTTTATATTTCGGGTCCTTTCTGCAACAGCTATACATGTAACCACCTATACAactcaaatccaaatccaataaACTATCAGACACAGCCAAGAAAAGGACTCATCATAATGCAAAATTTaacaatgaaaagaaagagtaCAAGATCATCCAACACGTAACGAATCAACGATCCCTCGCAGCAATTCTTCTCTAAAACAATTTGCAATCACAGAGAAGCCATTTTATGCTAATTGACAGAAAAAAACAGATCCGAAACAAGATTGTCAATACCTTTCTTGGTGAGTTTAGGACATACATAACCATCATTGGCAAGCTTTATGGACTTGGGCAAGGGAGTAGCTTTGGCGCTGACCCCAAATTGAGTCCCTTTCAAGGTAACCTGAGCTTGCATCTGCGTGAAATCCCCAGCTGTGTCGATTGCCGTCTTCAGATCAGCCTGCGGATATCCCGCCAGCACCGTCCCATTCTTCCCCACACGAATGGGGAACCCATCCCCATCCCCTTCCGGATCCCCATCCAAAATCACAGCCCCATCAGCCCCAACCAACAGCTCATTATACTGAAATCCTACGAAAAGCTTCCACGACTTGAGCTCGGTCGCCCCCGTATTCAACACGGTGGCCAAGGCCCTAAATGACCACGCCTGAGCCGACACGTTCTTGACAAGCGGATACGTTTTCTCCCTGCCCTGAAAGTTGTATGATATGAAGATCCCATTACAGTTCTGCGCCTCCTTAGGCGGCGTGTACGACTGATCACCGTAGTCTTGAGCATTACATACCCCAATCATGCTATGACAAAACAGGGCTAATGCAATCAAGATCCACATGTCCCATGGTATCCTTATCATGTGTGATGATTCTTGTCTGAACCTCATCATGTGTCTGAAGGGTAGcaattttcctttctctttttttgaatttcttgatttatgtaTGAGGCACCAGCAAGTGCCCCTATGCAAGAGCTGCCGGTGCAAGAGAGATAATGTGAATTACACAGATTCAAACCTGAAGAAGAGACTATGTCAGAGGTTGTGAGTGAGGCTTATAAGAGACAGCCATTTCTGAGGTACTCAATTCAACCAATTCTCTTCCAGTAGTT contains:
- the LOC105176716 gene encoding small G protein signaling modulator 1-like, encoding MMWRDPGTPADDYYQVRPECKDVPESKFRIKAGKTLSARKWNAAFAPDGVLDIGKTLNRIHRGGIHPSIRGEVWEFLLGCYDPKSTYEEREEIREQRRAKYEILKEVCKKMFPLIGSGKFVTAPIIKENGEPTEDPIVLQQISLAKEDGAEEHSDVPMSKKEIEWKLTLHQIGLDVVRTDRTLVFYESQENLAKLWDILSVYSWFDGDVGYCQGMSDLCSPMIMLLENEGDAFWCFERLMRRLRGNFRCTEDSVGVESQLSNLASVTQVIDPKLHQHLETLGGGDYLFAFRMLMVLFRREFSFGDSLYLWEMMWALEYDPDLFLMYEEDLEACERPDGTKGKGKSRKQCGKYERENMRNGGAAPLPISVFLVASVLKDKSTKLLTEARGLDDVVKILNDMTGNLDAKKACINAMKLHKKYLKKAKN
- the LOC105176717 gene encoding COBRA-like protein 10, encoding MMRFRQESSHMIRIPWDMWILIALALFCHSMIGVCNAQDYGDQSYTPPKEAQNCNGIFISYNFQGREKTYPLVKNVSAQAWSFRALATVLNTGATELKSWKLFVGFQYNELLVGADGAVILDGDPEGDGDGFPIRVGKNGTVLAGYPQADLKTAIDTAGDFTQMQAQVTLKGTQFGVSAKATPLPKSIKLANDGYVCPKLTKKGGYMYSCCRKDPKYKPKEKITKTKFLKRQQGDLTMTYDIVQAYEASYHAQITIDNNNPLGRLDQWNLTFQWMRNEFIYSMRGAYTHIKDPAECIYGAQGQYYKDLDFSNVVNCQKIPVISDLPSEKENDDKVGKLPFCCKNGILMPKTMNETKARAIFQMEVYKLPPDMNRTAITPPQNWHIQGRLNPTYRCGPPIRVDPTEFPDPTGLPAISAAIASWQISCNITSPKPKKAKCCVSYSAYYADGVIPCNTCACGCDEDTRCDANAPALALPSNALLVPFENRTELAKAFSHIQHKKLPKKLPCPDNCGVSINWHIDSDYRTGWTARVTIFNWETTPFVDWFSAVRMKKPQIALEKVYTFNGTKMTSPSNTIFMQGNPGENYLMAETNSSKPLVEPRIPGKQQSVIQFSKKHLPHLNVVAGEGFPSKVFFNGEECALPKEFPKQSPAHQTSAGLLPAILVLALSFLLLTDRLN